The window CCTCTCCACCGTCGCTGGGGTTGCCCCGCTGGCAGTGAAGTTTCAGGGCGAAAAAGTGCATCATGCAACCCCGCCACCGAAATCTTTGCCACGAAAATATCCATCTCCGACGTCCTCTCCCTGGTGTTGCGGTGACGTCGAGCTCCTTTCTCGACCGACCTTTGCCATATCTCCCTCCGATTTCCTTCCATTTCGGGACCGGATCGACTGGACATTGTCTCTCTGATTCTGCCTTCGTCGAAGCCGGATTCCCTGGTCGGCAAGACTACCACGTACGATGTCGAGCGCAAACGCTGGGGCCGGTGTATCCggcacggcggcctcgcaCCCGTACACGTGTAACACGTGCCAGGTTGCGTATCGCAACATCGAGCTGCAAAAGGCCCACATGAAGAGCGACTGGCAGTGAGTTGGCCGTGTCCTACGTCTTTTGCCGTCCCGCTGACCggccgccccccccctcccctctccttcAGCCGGTATAACCTCAAGCGTCGAGTCGCCTCCCTGCCGCCGATCTCGTCGGAAGTCTTCACGGAGAAAGTGCTGCAGGCgcgggcgacgtcgacggccgaggcagaAAAGGCTTTGTTCGAGCGATCGTGCAACGTCTGCAGCAAGACGTACTCGAGCGAGAACGCATTCCAGAACCACCTGTCGAGCCAGAAGCACAAGCAGAACGTTTCCGCCGCCAGCCAGCAGCGTGCCGATGACGAGACGACGTCGGTCGTCAGCTCGACCTTTTCGTtgggcgagccgacggctgtcgccaaggacgccgtcgactcggaaGCCGAGGATGAGTTCAACCAGGTGATTGAGAGCCTGCAGAGCGCCAACCTCGCGCAGCAACGCCCTTCTCCCGTCAAGCGTCCGACCAACCCGCGGCCGGTGGACGAGGCGGGGCaggacggcgcggcggccgaggacagcgggtcgacgacgacgggggtcCCGGAGCCGACGTGGACGGTCAACTCGTGCCTGTTTTGCAACTAcgactcgccgacggcaccgctCAACGCGAGCCACATGGAGCGTTTCCACGGCATGTTCATCCCGGAGAAGACGTACCTCGTCGATCTCGAAGGCCTCATCAAGCACCTCCAGAGGCAGGTTCGCGAGTACCACGAGTGCCTCGACTGCGGCAAGATGAAGTCGACCG of the Drechmeria coniospora strain ARSEF 6962 chromosome 01, whole genome shotgun sequence genome contains:
- a CDS encoding C2H2 type zinc finger containing protein; its protein translation is MSSANAGAGVSGTAASHPYTCNTCQVAYRNIELQKAHMKSDWHRYNLKRRVASLPPISSEVFTEKVLQARATSTAEAEKALFERSCNVCSKTYSSENAFQNHLSSQKHKQNVSAASQQRADDETTSVVSSTFSLGEPTAVAKDAVDSEAEDEFNQVIESLQSANLAQQRPSPVKRPTNPRPVDEAGQDGAAAEDSGSTTTGVPEPTWTVNSCLFCNYDSPTAPLNASHMERFHGMFIPEKTYLVDLEGLIKHLQRQVREYHECLDCGKMKSTVFGVQTHMRDKGHCKIPFTSETEQLRIGDFYDFRSTYSDGEDDDESDEEAADGGAKLGTRRAEKTATTSANGAGAADDGEGWETDSSVSSLDSADLTAVPAEGHIHQFERLSKHPHHSRNDTSSRHQVDGWHSRAHKHTHAVFYDEHELHLPSGKSVGHRSLNKYFRQNLHSYPTAEERAEQEERLAIEGVGSDDEEEQERQLARRQHRVRDVVSRDAQGMAGVSDRGRRQVRKEQERGRDMEKKHAKRRDMRLGIAANNQKTYYYRYDGGG